In Synechocystis sp. PCC 6714, the following are encoded in one genomic region:
- a CDS encoding photosystem I reaction center protein subunit XI, which translates to MAESNQVVQAYNGDPFVGHLSTPISDSAFTRTFIGNLPAYRKGLSPILRGLEVGMAHGYFLIGPWTLLGPLRDSEYQYIGGLIGALALILVATAALSSYGLVTFQGEQGTGDTLQTADGWSQFAAGFFVGGMGGAFVAYFLLENLSVVDGIFRGLFN; encoded by the coding sequence ATGGCTGAATCTAACCAAGTTGTACAAGCCTACAACGGCGATCCTTTTGTGGGGCACCTTTCCACCCCCATTTCCGATTCCGCTTTCACCCGCACTTTTATTGGCAATTTGCCCGCCTATCGTAAAGGCCTTTCCCCCATCCTCAGAGGTTTAGAAGTGGGTATGGCCCATGGCTATTTCCTCATCGGCCCCTGGACTTTACTTGGTCCCCTGCGGGATTCTGAGTATCAGTACATCGGCGGATTGATCGGGGCTTTGGCGTTGATCCTAGTGGCCACCGCCGCCCTGAGTAGCTACGGTCTAGTTACTTTCCAGGGGGAACAGGGTACGGGAGACACCCTCCAGACTGCCGATGGTTGGAGTCAGTTTGCCGCTGGCTTCTTTGTTGGTGGCATGGGCGGAGCTTTTGTTGCCTACTTCCTATTGGAAAACCTCAGCGTTGTTGATGGGATTTTCCGGGGTCTATTTAACTGA
- a CDS encoding photosystem I reaction center subunit VIII: protein MDGSYAASYLPWILIPMVGWLFPAVTMGLLFIHIESEG, encoded by the coding sequence ATGGACGGTTCCTATGCTGCATCCTACCTGCCTTGGATTCTCATTCCCATGGTGGGTTGGTTATTCCCCGCTGTGACTATGGGGTTGCTTTTCATTCACATTGAGAGTGAAGGTTAG